Proteins found in one Misgurnus anguillicaudatus chromosome 3, ASM2758022v2, whole genome shotgun sequence genomic segment:
- the snx8b gene encoding sorting nexin-8 isoform X4: MHMGQQNPLVDGLSLKELGDSVLVEIEEQRKKMSFLKHVEYRIISKCFQVPVHRRYSDFELFHSLLLQKFIYRMVPPLPPKRILKGVLNSISDREFNDSRRRGLQRFMTLVIRHPVLAGDELVNIFLSESSGDVQHKLREAFKKSGDEFLSSQMALHGKVYLPEDIHRQAATNREVIVNIHSSFHKLRDVAERMAQRSRENSTDLLMFGKDLSELGSDTSDLPASAVLGKAWLTQRKSLVELSGEFGLLADKAAHQGSREEDEVVEKLNLLLEQLQSYKELCDRHDNGVLLEHQRAFERRSSVVKHLKNQNSIEQPESRLTQQENTIITMEMRSYFSLLCLHQETQLVFTHLPLVTNILGAFVHSQIQGHKEMGDVWGDLHPKLKSLFDSANEASSHSSTELKTCAVIAPNVTRKTL, translated from the exons ATGCATATGGGTCAACAAAACCCTTTGGTGGACGGTCTGTCCTTAAAAGAACTGGGTGATAGCGTGCTGGTGGAGATAGAGGAACAGAGGAAAAAAATGTCCTTTCTTAAACACGTGGAGTATCGTATTATCAGcaag TGTTTTCAGGTACCAGTTCACCGCAGGTACAGTGATTTCGAGCTGTTCCACAGTTTATTACTGCAGAAGTTTATCTACAGGATGGTCCCACCTCTGCCTCCAAAACGTATCCTTAAAGGCG TTTTAAACTCAATATCAGATCGAGAGTTTAATGACAGCCGTCGTCGGGGTTTACAAAGGTTTATGACCTTAGTGATCAGACATCCAGTTCTAGCAGGAGATGAGCTGGTCAACATCTTTCTGTCTGAGAGCAGTGGG GATGTTCAACACAAGCTGCGTGAAGCGTTCAAAAAGTCAGGCGATGAGTTCCTGTCTTCACAAATGGCGTTGCATGGCAAG GTGTATCTACCGGAGGATATACACAGGCAGGCTGCCACCAATCGAGAGGTCATTGTAAACATCCACAGCAGTTTCCATAAACTCAGAGATGTAGCTGAGCGGATGGCACAGCGATCACGGGAGAACTCCACAGACCTGCTTATGTTTGGCAAAGACTTAAGTGAAC TTGGATCAGACACATCAGACCTGCCCGCCAGCGCTGTCCTGGGGAAAGCATGGTTAACACAGAGGAAATCACTCGTGGAGCTGTCTGGAGAATTTGGCCTTCTTGCAGACAAAGCAGCACATCAG GGCAGCAGAGAGGAAGATGAAGTGGTGGAGAAACTGAACCTTCTTCTTGAACAGCTGCAGTCATACAAG GAACTGTGTGATCGCCATGATAACGGTGTGTTACTGGAACATCAAAGGGCCTTTGAAAGACGCAGCAGTGTGGTCAAACACCTCAAGAACCAGAACAGCATTGAGCAGCCAGAGTCTCGACTCACacag CAGGAAAACACAATTATTACTATGGAGATGAGGAGCTATTTCTCCCTTCTGTGTCTACATCAAGAAACTCAGCTGGTCTTCACCCATTTGCCCCTTGTGACTAACATACTGGGGGCATTCGTCCATTCCCAAATACAAGGACACAAAGAG ATGGGTGACGTATGGGGTGACCTTCATCCAAAACTGAAGTCTCTGTTTGATAGCGCTAATGAAGCCTCATCTCACTCCTCTACAGAACTGAAGACATGTGCCGTCATTGCCCCCAATGTAACCAGAAAAACTCTGTGA
- the snx8b gene encoding sorting nexin-8 isoform X2 → MNEEGSQGVSKGLLGTRKQSQHIVHISISGATEMHMGQQNPLVDGLSLKELGDSVLVEIEEQRKKMSFLKHVEYRIISKCFQVPVHRRYSDFELFHSLLLQKFIYRMVPPLPPKRILKGVLNSISDREFNDSRRRGLQRFMTLVIRHPVLAGDELVNIFLSESSGDVQHKLREAFKKSGDEFLSSQMALHGKVYLPEDIHRQAATNREVIVNIHSSFHKLRDVAERMAQRSRENSTDLLMFGKDLSELGSDTSDLPASAVLGKAWLTQRKSLVELSGEFGLLADKAAHQGSREEDEVVEKLNLLLEQLQSYKELCDRHDNGVLLEHQRAFERRSSVVKHLKNQNSIEQPESRLTQENTIITMEMRSYFSLLCLHQETQLVFTHLPLVTNILGAFVHSQIQGHKEMGDVWGDLHPKLKSLFDSANEASSHSSTELKTCAVIAPNVTRKTL, encoded by the exons ATGAATGAAGAGGGCAGTCAAGGTGTGAGCAAAGGTCTCTTGGGGACTAGAAAGCAAAGCCAACATATCGTACACATCAGTATTTCAG GTGCGACAGAGATGCATATGGGTCAACAAAACCCTTTGGTGGACGGTCTGTCCTTAAAAGAACTGGGTGATAGCGTGCTGGTGGAGATAGAGGAACAGAGGAAAAAAATGTCCTTTCTTAAACACGTGGAGTATCGTATTATCAGcaag TGTTTTCAGGTACCAGTTCACCGCAGGTACAGTGATTTCGAGCTGTTCCACAGTTTATTACTGCAGAAGTTTATCTACAGGATGGTCCCACCTCTGCCTCCAAAACGTATCCTTAAAGGCG TTTTAAACTCAATATCAGATCGAGAGTTTAATGACAGCCGTCGTCGGGGTTTACAAAGGTTTATGACCTTAGTGATCAGACATCCAGTTCTAGCAGGAGATGAGCTGGTCAACATCTTTCTGTCTGAGAGCAGTGGG GATGTTCAACACAAGCTGCGTGAAGCGTTCAAAAAGTCAGGCGATGAGTTCCTGTCTTCACAAATGGCGTTGCATGGCAAG GTGTATCTACCGGAGGATATACACAGGCAGGCTGCCACCAATCGAGAGGTCATTGTAAACATCCACAGCAGTTTCCATAAACTCAGAGATGTAGCTGAGCGGATGGCACAGCGATCACGGGAGAACTCCACAGACCTGCTTATGTTTGGCAAAGACTTAAGTGAAC TTGGATCAGACACATCAGACCTGCCCGCCAGCGCTGTCCTGGGGAAAGCATGGTTAACACAGAGGAAATCACTCGTGGAGCTGTCTGGAGAATTTGGCCTTCTTGCAGACAAAGCAGCACATCAG GGCAGCAGAGAGGAAGATGAAGTGGTGGAGAAACTGAACCTTCTTCTTGAACAGCTGCAGTCATACAAG GAACTGTGTGATCGCCATGATAACGGTGTGTTACTGGAACATCAAAGGGCCTTTGAAAGACGCAGCAGTGTGGTCAAACACCTCAAGAACCAGAACAGCATTGAGCAGCCAGAGTCTCGACTCACacag GAAAACACAATTATTACTATGGAGATGAGGAGCTATTTCTCCCTTCTGTGTCTACATCAAGAAACTCAGCTGGTCTTCACCCATTTGCCCCTTGTGACTAACATACTGGGGGCATTCGTCCATTCCCAAATACAAGGACACAAAGAG ATGGGTGACGTATGGGGTGACCTTCATCCAAAACTGAAGTCTCTGTTTGATAGCGCTAATGAAGCCTCATCTCACTCCTCTACAGAACTGAAGACATGTGCCGTCATTGCCCCCAATGTAACCAGAAAAACTCTGTGA
- the snx8b gene encoding sorting nexin-8 isoform X1 — translation MNEEGSQGVSKGLLGTRKQSQHIVHISISGATEMHMGQQNPLVDGLSLKELGDSVLVEIEEQRKKMSFLKHVEYRIISKCFQVPVHRRYSDFELFHSLLLQKFIYRMVPPLPPKRILKGVLNSISDREFNDSRRRGLQRFMTLVIRHPVLAGDELVNIFLSESSGDVQHKLREAFKKSGDEFLSSQMALHGKVYLPEDIHRQAATNREVIVNIHSSFHKLRDVAERMAQRSRENSTDLLMFGKDLSELGSDTSDLPASAVLGKAWLTQRKSLVELSGEFGLLADKAAHQGSREEDEVVEKLNLLLEQLQSYKELCDRHDNGVLLEHQRAFERRSSVVKHLKNQNSIEQPESRLTQQENTIITMEMRSYFSLLCLHQETQLVFTHLPLVTNILGAFVHSQIQGHKEMGDVWGDLHPKLKSLFDSANEASSHSSTELKTCAVIAPNVTRKTL, via the exons ATGAATGAAGAGGGCAGTCAAGGTGTGAGCAAAGGTCTCTTGGGGACTAGAAAGCAAAGCCAACATATCGTACACATCAGTATTTCAG GTGCGACAGAGATGCATATGGGTCAACAAAACCCTTTGGTGGACGGTCTGTCCTTAAAAGAACTGGGTGATAGCGTGCTGGTGGAGATAGAGGAACAGAGGAAAAAAATGTCCTTTCTTAAACACGTGGAGTATCGTATTATCAGcaag TGTTTTCAGGTACCAGTTCACCGCAGGTACAGTGATTTCGAGCTGTTCCACAGTTTATTACTGCAGAAGTTTATCTACAGGATGGTCCCACCTCTGCCTCCAAAACGTATCCTTAAAGGCG TTTTAAACTCAATATCAGATCGAGAGTTTAATGACAGCCGTCGTCGGGGTTTACAAAGGTTTATGACCTTAGTGATCAGACATCCAGTTCTAGCAGGAGATGAGCTGGTCAACATCTTTCTGTCTGAGAGCAGTGGG GATGTTCAACACAAGCTGCGTGAAGCGTTCAAAAAGTCAGGCGATGAGTTCCTGTCTTCACAAATGGCGTTGCATGGCAAG GTGTATCTACCGGAGGATATACACAGGCAGGCTGCCACCAATCGAGAGGTCATTGTAAACATCCACAGCAGTTTCCATAAACTCAGAGATGTAGCTGAGCGGATGGCACAGCGATCACGGGAGAACTCCACAGACCTGCTTATGTTTGGCAAAGACTTAAGTGAAC TTGGATCAGACACATCAGACCTGCCCGCCAGCGCTGTCCTGGGGAAAGCATGGTTAACACAGAGGAAATCACTCGTGGAGCTGTCTGGAGAATTTGGCCTTCTTGCAGACAAAGCAGCACATCAG GGCAGCAGAGAGGAAGATGAAGTGGTGGAGAAACTGAACCTTCTTCTTGAACAGCTGCAGTCATACAAG GAACTGTGTGATCGCCATGATAACGGTGTGTTACTGGAACATCAAAGGGCCTTTGAAAGACGCAGCAGTGTGGTCAAACACCTCAAGAACCAGAACAGCATTGAGCAGCCAGAGTCTCGACTCACacag CAGGAAAACACAATTATTACTATGGAGATGAGGAGCTATTTCTCCCTTCTGTGTCTACATCAAGAAACTCAGCTGGTCTTCACCCATTTGCCCCTTGTGACTAACATACTGGGGGCATTCGTCCATTCCCAAATACAAGGACACAAAGAG ATGGGTGACGTATGGGGTGACCTTCATCCAAAACTGAAGTCTCTGTTTGATAGCGCTAATGAAGCCTCATCTCACTCCTCTACAGAACTGAAGACATGTGCCGTCATTGCCCCCAATGTAACCAGAAAAACTCTGTGA
- the snx8b gene encoding sorting nexin-8 isoform X3, with product MEYLTYSATEMHMGQQNPLVDGLSLKELGDSVLVEIEEQRKKMSFLKHVEYRIISKCFQVPVHRRYSDFELFHSLLLQKFIYRMVPPLPPKRILKGVLNSISDREFNDSRRRGLQRFMTLVIRHPVLAGDELVNIFLSESSGDVQHKLREAFKKSGDEFLSSQMALHGKVYLPEDIHRQAATNREVIVNIHSSFHKLRDVAERMAQRSRENSTDLLMFGKDLSELGSDTSDLPASAVLGKAWLTQRKSLVELSGEFGLLADKAAHQGSREEDEVVEKLNLLLEQLQSYKELCDRHDNGVLLEHQRAFERRSSVVKHLKNQNSIEQPESRLTQQENTIITMEMRSYFSLLCLHQETQLVFTHLPLVTNILGAFVHSQIQGHKEMGDVWGDLHPKLKSLFDSANEASSHSSTELKTCAVIAPNVTRKTL from the exons ATGGAATATCTAACTTACA GTGCGACAGAGATGCATATGGGTCAACAAAACCCTTTGGTGGACGGTCTGTCCTTAAAAGAACTGGGTGATAGCGTGCTGGTGGAGATAGAGGAACAGAGGAAAAAAATGTCCTTTCTTAAACACGTGGAGTATCGTATTATCAGcaag TGTTTTCAGGTACCAGTTCACCGCAGGTACAGTGATTTCGAGCTGTTCCACAGTTTATTACTGCAGAAGTTTATCTACAGGATGGTCCCACCTCTGCCTCCAAAACGTATCCTTAAAGGCG TTTTAAACTCAATATCAGATCGAGAGTTTAATGACAGCCGTCGTCGGGGTTTACAAAGGTTTATGACCTTAGTGATCAGACATCCAGTTCTAGCAGGAGATGAGCTGGTCAACATCTTTCTGTCTGAGAGCAGTGGG GATGTTCAACACAAGCTGCGTGAAGCGTTCAAAAAGTCAGGCGATGAGTTCCTGTCTTCACAAATGGCGTTGCATGGCAAG GTGTATCTACCGGAGGATATACACAGGCAGGCTGCCACCAATCGAGAGGTCATTGTAAACATCCACAGCAGTTTCCATAAACTCAGAGATGTAGCTGAGCGGATGGCACAGCGATCACGGGAGAACTCCACAGACCTGCTTATGTTTGGCAAAGACTTAAGTGAAC TTGGATCAGACACATCAGACCTGCCCGCCAGCGCTGTCCTGGGGAAAGCATGGTTAACACAGAGGAAATCACTCGTGGAGCTGTCTGGAGAATTTGGCCTTCTTGCAGACAAAGCAGCACATCAG GGCAGCAGAGAGGAAGATGAAGTGGTGGAGAAACTGAACCTTCTTCTTGAACAGCTGCAGTCATACAAG GAACTGTGTGATCGCCATGATAACGGTGTGTTACTGGAACATCAAAGGGCCTTTGAAAGACGCAGCAGTGTGGTCAAACACCTCAAGAACCAGAACAGCATTGAGCAGCCAGAGTCTCGACTCACacag CAGGAAAACACAATTATTACTATGGAGATGAGGAGCTATTTCTCCCTTCTGTGTCTACATCAAGAAACTCAGCTGGTCTTCACCCATTTGCCCCTTGTGACTAACATACTGGGGGCATTCGTCCATTCCCAAATACAAGGACACAAAGAG ATGGGTGACGTATGGGGTGACCTTCATCCAAAACTGAAGTCTCTGTTTGATAGCGCTAATGAAGCCTCATCTCACTCCTCTACAGAACTGAAGACATGTGCCGTCATTGCCCCCAATGTAACCAGAAAAACTCTGTGA